The Equus quagga isolate Etosha38 chromosome 2, UCLA_HA_Equagga_1.0, whole genome shotgun sequence genome has a window encoding:
- the LOC124236037 gene encoding olfactory receptor 4K17-like: MESMEQLNQSKVSEFILLGLTNSQDLQFLLFALFSVIYVLTVSGNLLIVVTVFYIPNLHTPMYFLLGNLSFVDMTLASFATPKMIVNLVKRQKTISFAGCFTQIFLIHFLGGVEMVLLVSMAYDRYVAICKPLHYMTIMNKKMCVLLVVTSWFLGLLHSGLQIPFVVNLPFCGPNTVDSIFCDLPLITKLACVDTYIVQIVIVANSGMISLSCFSILLISYSLILITIRSHSSTGQSKARATLTAHITVVILFFGPCIFIYIWPFSNHSVDKFLAVFYTIVTPILNPIIYTLRNKEMTTAMKKLWSAFLSSGEDT; encoded by the coding sequence ATGGAGTCTATGGAACAATTAAATCAGTCCAAAGTTTCAGAATTCATTTTGCTGGGACTGACCAACTCCCAGGATCTACAGTTTCTTCTCTTTGCACTCTTCTCAGTTATCTATGTGCTCACAGTTTCTGGTAACCTTCTCATTGTGGTCACAGTGTTTTACATCCCAAACctgcacacccccatgtactttcTCCTTGGGAACCTCTCCTTTGTGGATATGACCCTTGCATCCTTTGCCACCCCTAAGATGATTGTGAACTTGGTGAAAAGGCAGAAGACCATTTCCTTTGCTGGCTGCTTCACACAGATCTTTCTCATTCACTTCCTGGGTGGAGTTGAAATGGTACTTTTGGTCTCCATGGCATACGATAGATATGTGGCTATTTGTAAGCCCCTACATTACATGACCATCATGAACAAGAAGATGTGTGTTTTGCTGGTAGTGACCTCATGGTTCTTAGGTCTCCTTCATTCAGGACTTCAGATACCCTTTGTTGTGAACCTGCCATTCTGTGGTCCCAACACAGTGGACAGCATTTTCTGTGATCTCCCTCTGATTACTAAGCTTGCCTGTGTAGATACCTATATTGTACAGATAGTCATTGTTGCCAACAGTGGGATGATCTCTTTGAGCTGTTTCAGTATTTTGCTTATCTCCTACAGTCTGATTCTCATAACCATTAGGAGTCACTCTTCTACTGGGCAGTCCAAAGCCCGGGCCACTTTGACTGCTCACATCACAGTGGTGATTCTGTTCTTCGGCCCATGCATCTTCATTTATATCTGGCCCTTCAGCAACCACTCTGTGGATAAATTCCTTGCTGTATTTTACACCATTGTCACCCCTATCTTGAACCCAATTATCTATACTCTGCGAAACAAAGAAATGACAACAGCCATGAAGAAACTATGGAGTGCTTTTTTGAGTTCTGGAGAGGACACTTAG